From Thermococcus barophilus MP:
GTACGCATAGCCTTTCTATCAATCCTAACTATCCCCCTACCAACATCTCTCTGGTAAGCGGAAGCAACCTTAAGCTTAATTTCCCTTTTATCTGCCATTAACACCACCTCACTTCTTTTTGATGAGCAGATGATCGTGAGTAGCTAAAACAAAAATTTTGAAAAAAATGAAACTCCTTCACTCCACCTTAACCTCAAATCCTTCCCCTTCCTTCTTTGTTGGGTGCTTCTTTGGAATCCTGATCTCAAGGACACCGTTGTTGTACTTTGCTTTCGCTTTCTCCGGAATAACCTCCTCTGGAAGCCTGATGACTCTTCTGTAACCGCTGTAGTACCTTTCAACCCTTATTGCTCCTTCTCTCTCAAGTTCCTTCTCTCTCCTCACTTGAGCTTCAATATAGACAGTGTCATCAGTTACCCTAACCTTAATGTCTTCTTTCCTTACACCTGGGAGCTCAGCGGTAATTATGAACTCGTTGCCGTTGTCAAAGATGTCAACGAACGGCTCTCTCCAGACCCCCTCAATTCTCTCCTCAAAATACTCTGGTTCGCTCCATCTTCTGTAGCTCCAGAGCCTTGGGCCTCTGAAGAACTCGTTGAAGATGCTATCAATTTCCTCCTGAATCTCTCTCATTATGTCGAACGGATCCCAGATATCCCACCTTCTCACCCTTCTCACC
This genomic window contains:
- a CDS encoding Hsp20/alpha crystallin family protein; this translates as MVRRVRRWDIWDPFDIMREIQEEIDSIFNEFFRGPRLWSYRRWSEPEYFEERIEGVWREPFVDIFDNGNEFIITAELPGVRKEDIKVRVTDDTVYIEAQVRREKELEREGAIRVERYYSGYRRVIRLPEEVIPEKAKAKYNNGVLEIRIPKKHPTKKEGEGFEVKVE